Proteins found in one Oryza glaberrima chromosome 4, OglaRS2, whole genome shotgun sequence genomic segment:
- the LOC127770248 gene encoding NAD-dependent protein deacetylase SRT1 isoform X1 yields MSLGYAEKLSYREDVGNVGMPEIFDSPELLHKKIEELAVMVRESKHLVVFTGAGISTSSGIPDFRGPKGVWTLQRSGKGVPGASLPFHRAVPTLTHMALVELEKTGRLKFVISQNVDSLHLRSGLPREKLAELHGNSFKEICPSCKKEYLRDFEIETIGLKDTPRRCSDKNCGARLKDTVLDWEDALPPEEMDAAKEQCQTADLVLCLGTSLQITPACNMPLLSLKNGGRVAIVNLQATPKDKKASLVIHGFVDKVIAGVMYMMNLRIPPYIRTDFVQISLRNSVKKKCVRWTLRVTSIHGLRAPLPFLRSVEVSFPERPDMKPVVLKEQPFSLQRETSMNRPFVMLLTFNFSDGCGCSSSSIEWPVDFLKQKDSFVRDRSLVLQELQHAAEHRSRAGQHAILEREGVPRAETSIHALVTNIVRYDTEDSKAAVPMATWMNSNGSLSKRHMDAIGCNPASSKKQKLVATRHRRKGLNPATQKV; encoded by the exons ATGTCACTTGGCTATGCCGAGAAGCTATCCTACCGAGAGGATGTGGGAAATGTCGGCATGCCTGAGATCTTCGACTCTCCTGAACTCCTCCACAAGAAG ATAGAAGAGCTTGCAGTCATGGTGCGAGAG AGTAAGCATTTGGTGGTGTTTACTGGAGCAGGCATATCAACTTCATCAGGCATACCTGACTTCCGAGGGCCCAAAGGCGTGTGGACACTGCAG CGTTCAGGAAAAGGTGTTCCTGGTGCATCACTGCCGTTTCACCGAGCTGTTCCAACCTTGACTCATATGGCACTGGTTGAATTGGAAAAAACAGGACGATTAAAGTTTGTCATAAGCCAG AATGTTGATAGCTTACATCTCCGCTCTGGCCTCCCAAGGGAGAAGCTGGCTGAATTGCATGGAAATTCTTTCAAGGAGATCTGCCCAAGCTGTAAAAAGGA GTACCTTCGTGATTTTGAAATTGAGACGATAGGACTGAAGGATACTCCAAGGCGTTGTTCTGATAAGAACTGTGGAGCTAGATTAAAAGACACAGTTCTTGATTGGGAG GATGCTTTACCCCCTGAGGAGATGGATGCTGCCAAGGAGCAGTGTCAAACAGCTGATCTTGTCCTATGTTTAGGAACTAG TCTGCAGATTACTCCTGCTTGTAATATGCCTCTGTTGTCACTGAAGAATGGGGGGAGGGTGGCTATTGTAAATCTTCAG GCAACTCCGAAGGATAAAAAGGCAAGCCTTGTCATTCATGGATTTGTGGATAAG GTCATTGCTGGGGTTATGTATATGATGAATCTGCGTATCCCTCCATATATTCGTACTGACTTTGTTCAAATTAGTCTCCGGAACTCGGTCAAAA AAAAATGCGTGAGATGGACTCTCCGAGTAACAAGCATTCATGGCTTGCGAGCACCTTTGCCATTTCTTCGATCAGTTGAG GTTTCCTTTCCTGAAAGACCTGACATGAAGCCTGTAGTACTAAAGGAGCAACCATTTTCTTTGCAGAG AGAAACATCAATGAATAGACCGTTTGTCATGCTATTGACATTCAACTTTAGTGATGGTTGCGGCTGTTCGAGCTCTTCCATTGAATGGCCTGTTGATTTTCTG AAGCAAAAAGACAGCTTTGTCAGGGATAGAAGTCTAGTCCTGCAAGAGTTGCAACATGCTGCAGAGCATCGATCACGTGCAGGGCAGCATGCAATTCTGGAGAGGGAGGGTGTGCCAAGAGCTGAAACGTCAATTCATGCACTTGTGACCAACATCGTCAGGTATGATACTGAAGATAGCAAGGCGGCAGTTCCCATGGCTACATGGATGAACAGCAACGGCAGCCTTTCGAAACGGCATATGGATGCCATTGGTTGCAACCCAGCATCGTCAAAAAAGCAGAAGTTGGTTGCTACTCGTCATCGGCGAAAGGGCTTGAACCCTGCTACTCAGAAAGTTTGA
- the LOC127770743 gene encoding UDP-glycosyltransferase 92A1-like, whose amino-acid sequence MADTDHRRRGGATRAHVVLFPFMAQGHVAPFRCIAALVRRCRPDARLTVVATPGMAEAFRAHLVADGVGDGRLAGVHELPFLPAEHGLPAGADTSASIGFQQLITLFLASESLRPAFRRFVDDLRAANPGDDIHVVADMFLGWAVDVARDTGASSSIVLTCGGYGSALYFSLWDSVPLPVTASPDDGFPLPRFPDVRVQRSQLTNHLAAADGNDAWSTFIQRQIAAFSRADALLVNTAENLEPKGLSMLRQWLNVPTYPVGPLLRAPAPSPEAKKTSPILEWLDEQPPGSVLYISFGSLYRITAPQMMELARGLEQSSHRSVWVIRPPAGNDANGEFSPEWLPEGFRERAEAEGRGLVVRCWAPQVEILAHAATGAFLTHCGWNSVQEALGHGVPLLGWPLSAEQFYNSKLLAEETVCVEVARGSAAVDAAKVAAAVEAVLGETSMERAAMKRRAAEMKEAIDAARDGDKSSVTVMRRFLDEVLPPRGAQFMASWALQSACFRDGAMSHQLRSSHPMM is encoded by the exons ATGGCTGACAccgaccatcgccgccgcggcggcgccacccgcGCGCACGTCGTCCTGTTCCCGTTCATGGCGCAGGGCCACGTCGCGCCGTTCCGGTGCATCGCCGCGCTAGTCCGCCGGTGCCGCCCGGACGCGCGCCTCACCGTCGTCGCTACCCCCGGCATGGCAGAGGCCTTCCGAGCCCACCTCGTCGCGGATGGCGTCGGTGATGGGCGTCTGGCCGGCGTCCACGAGCTCCCGTTCCTCCCCGCGGAGCACggcctccccgccggcgccgataCCTCGGCCAGCATCGGGTTCCAGCAGCTCATCACCCTCTTCCTCGCCTCCGAGTCACTCCGCCCGGCGTTCCGGCGCTTCGTCGACGATCTCAGGGCGGCCAACCCCGGCGACGACATACACGT TGTGGCGGACATGTTCTTGGGATGGGCGGTGGACGTCGCCCGCGACACCGGCGCGTCAAGCTCCATCGTGCTCACCTGCGGCGGCTACGGCTCGGCGCTCTACTTCTCGCTGTGGGACAGTGTCCCGCTTCCGGTGACAGCTTCCCCCGACGACGGCTTCCCGCTGCCGCGTTTCCCGGATGTCCGCGTGCAGCGCTCGCAACTCACCAACCACctcgcggcggccgacggcaaCGACGCCTGGTCCACGTTCATCCAGAGGCAGATCGCTGCCTTCTCCCGCGCCGACGCGCTGCTCGTCAACACGGCGGAGAACTTGGAACCCAAGGGGCTAAGCATGCTCCGTCAATGGCTTAACGTCCCGACCTATCCCGTCGGCCCGCTGCTCCGCgcgccggcgccctcgccgGAAGCCAAGAAGACGAGCCCCATCCTGGAGTGGCTCGATGAGCAACCACCTGGCTCCGTGCTGTACATATCGTTCGGATCGCTGTACAGGATCACTGCGCCGCAGATGATGGAGCTCGCGAGAGGGCTCGAGCAGAGCAGCCATAGGTCCGTCTGGGTgatccggccgccggcggggaACGACGCGAACGGCGAGTTCTCGCCGGAGTGGCTGCCTGAGGGGTTCAGGgagcgcgcggaggcggaggggcgCGGGCTGGTGGTGCGGTGCTGGGCGCCGCAGGTGGAGATCCTGGcgcacgccgccaccggcgcgtTCCTGACGCACTGCGGCTGGAACTCCGTGCAGGAGGCGCTCGGCCACGGCGTGCCGCTGCTCGGGTGGCCGCTCTCGGCGGAGCAATTCTACAACTCCAAGCTGCTCGCGGAGGAGACGGTGTGCGTGGAGGTGGCGCGCGGGAGCGCCGCCGTGGACGCGGCCAAGGTGGCAGCTGCCGTGGAGGCGGTGCTCGGCGAGACGTCGATGGAGCGCGCCGCGATGAAGCGGAGAGCGGCAGAGATGAAGGAGGCAATCGACGCGGCGAGGGACGGCGACAAATCGTCGGTGACGGTGATGCGGAGGTTCTTGGACGAGGTGttgccgccgcgcggcgctcAGTTCATGGCCTCATGGGCGCTCCAATCAGCATGCTTTCGGGACGGCGCGATGAGTCATCAACTCCGGTCATCTCACCCAATGATGTAA
- the LOC127770248 gene encoding NAD-dependent protein deacetylase SRT1 isoform X2 produces the protein MALVELEKTGRLKFVISQNVDSLHLRSGLPREKLAELHGNSFKEICPSCKKEYLRDFEIETIGLKDTPRRCSDKNCGARLKDTVLDWEDALPPEEMDAAKEQCQTADLVLCLGTSLQITPACNMPLLSLKNGGRVAIVNLQATPKDKKASLVIHGFVDKVIAGVMYMMNLRIPPYIRTDFVQISLRNSVKKKCVRWTLRVTSIHGLRAPLPFLRSVEVSFPERPDMKPVVLKEQPFSLQRETSMNRPFVMLLTFNFSDGCGCSSSSIEWPVDFLKQKDSFVRDRSLVLQELQHAAEHRSRAGQHAILEREGVPRAETSIHALVTNIVRYDTEDSKAAVPMATWMNSNGSLSKRHMDAIGCNPASSKKQKLVATRHRRKGLNPATQKV, from the exons ATGGCACTGGTTGAATTGGAAAAAACAGGACGATTAAAGTTTGTCATAAGCCAG AATGTTGATAGCTTACATCTCCGCTCTGGCCTCCCAAGGGAGAAGCTGGCTGAATTGCATGGAAATTCTTTCAAGGAGATCTGCCCAAGCTGTAAAAAGGA GTACCTTCGTGATTTTGAAATTGAGACGATAGGACTGAAGGATACTCCAAGGCGTTGTTCTGATAAGAACTGTGGAGCTAGATTAAAAGACACAGTTCTTGATTGGGAG GATGCTTTACCCCCTGAGGAGATGGATGCTGCCAAGGAGCAGTGTCAAACAGCTGATCTTGTCCTATGTTTAGGAACTAG TCTGCAGATTACTCCTGCTTGTAATATGCCTCTGTTGTCACTGAAGAATGGGGGGAGGGTGGCTATTGTAAATCTTCAG GCAACTCCGAAGGATAAAAAGGCAAGCCTTGTCATTCATGGATTTGTGGATAAG GTCATTGCTGGGGTTATGTATATGATGAATCTGCGTATCCCTCCATATATTCGTACTGACTTTGTTCAAATTAGTCTCCGGAACTCGGTCAAAA AAAAATGCGTGAGATGGACTCTCCGAGTAACAAGCATTCATGGCTTGCGAGCACCTTTGCCATTTCTTCGATCAGTTGAG GTTTCCTTTCCTGAAAGACCTGACATGAAGCCTGTAGTACTAAAGGAGCAACCATTTTCTTTGCAGAG AGAAACATCAATGAATAGACCGTTTGTCATGCTATTGACATTCAACTTTAGTGATGGTTGCGGCTGTTCGAGCTCTTCCATTGAATGGCCTGTTGATTTTCTG AAGCAAAAAGACAGCTTTGTCAGGGATAGAAGTCTAGTCCTGCAAGAGTTGCAACATGCTGCAGAGCATCGATCACGTGCAGGGCAGCATGCAATTCTGGAGAGGGAGGGTGTGCCAAGAGCTGAAACGTCAATTCATGCACTTGTGACCAACATCGTCAGGTATGATACTGAAGATAGCAAGGCGGCAGTTCCCATGGCTACATGGATGAACAGCAACGGCAGCCTTTCGAAACGGCATATGGATGCCATTGGTTGCAACCCAGCATCGTCAAAAAAGCAGAAGTTGGTTGCTACTCGTCATCGGCGAAAGGGCTTGAACCCTGCTACTCAGAAAGTTTGA